A genomic stretch from Serratia entomophila includes:
- a CDS encoding TonB-dependent siderophore receptor, with protein sequence MNNNKRRWLSALPLAACAVAPAIAAEKAAEKGESLVVLGQKSVDGVQSYQPLSSVTGTRSETSLLNVPQAIDVVPPQVITDQAVSSLDEALYNVSGITQANTLGGTQDAVMKRGFGDNRDGSILRDGVRSVQARNFTPTTERVEVLKGPASMLYGMGEPGGMINMITKKPQLQQHTHVEGWGSSFNGGGGQLDVTGPLGTSGFAYRMIVDHDETDYWRNFGRNRQTVIAPSLMWYGESTTVRLAYEHMEYLVPFDRGTIIDSRTGKPVNTPRDRRFDEAYNATRGDQDSVTLQVDQVLNESWKSSLTYAYSRNSYSDNQARATALNPKTGVLTRQADSTANAVSHANAVQLTLNGDVDWGSINHQMLFGFDFEDNRTYRGDMIRGKKNSDFNIYDPVYGLMPASTTVSAADSDQRENLTSYGWFMQDSIQLTDKWLVMGGLRYDAFDVFAGKGRPFVTNTDSSDSKLVPRAGVVYKLTPYVSLYGSYTESFKPNSSIATQIGSLPPEQGKSWEVGGKVALPNGVTGTLALFDITKRNVMVSELVDGETVTRTAGRVRSQGVELDVAGNITDSLSLIGSYAYTDARVVDDPDNKGKEMTNVARHTASLFLTQNLGSPGLYSGDEVRIGAGARYVGRRPGDAANSFYLDNYTVADAFAAYTMPINGYRVKWQLNVKNLFDKTYYPSSGGNLRVAVGEPREVVLRGSIDF encoded by the coding sequence ATGAATAACAACAAGCGCCGTTGGTTGAGCGCATTGCCTTTGGCTGCCTGCGCGGTTGCGCCGGCCATCGCTGCGGAAAAAGCGGCGGAAAAAGGGGAAAGCCTGGTGGTGCTGGGCCAGAAAAGCGTCGACGGCGTGCAGAGTTATCAGCCGTTGAGCAGCGTTACCGGCACCCGCAGTGAAACCAGCCTGCTGAACGTGCCGCAGGCCATCGACGTGGTGCCGCCGCAGGTGATTACCGATCAGGCGGTCAGCAGCCTGGATGAGGCGCTGTACAACGTCAGCGGCATCACCCAGGCCAACACGCTGGGCGGCACTCAGGATGCGGTGATGAAGCGCGGCTTCGGCGACAACCGTGACGGCTCTATCCTGCGCGACGGCGTGCGCTCGGTGCAGGCGCGCAACTTTACCCCGACCACCGAACGGGTCGAGGTGCTGAAAGGCCCGGCCTCGATGCTGTACGGCATGGGCGAGCCGGGCGGGATGATCAACATGATCACCAAGAAACCGCAGCTGCAACAGCACACCCATGTGGAAGGCTGGGGCAGCAGCTTTAACGGCGGCGGCGGCCAGCTCGACGTGACCGGGCCGCTCGGTACCTCGGGCTTCGCCTACCGAATGATCGTCGATCACGATGAGACCGATTACTGGCGCAACTTTGGCCGCAACCGCCAGACGGTGATTGCGCCCTCGCTGATGTGGTATGGCGAAAGCACCACCGTGCGGCTGGCCTACGAACATATGGAATACCTGGTGCCTTTCGATCGCGGCACCATCATCGATTCGCGCACCGGCAAGCCGGTGAATACGCCGCGCGACCGCCGCTTCGACGAAGCTTACAACGCCACCCGCGGCGATCAGGACAGCGTCACCCTGCAGGTTGACCAGGTGCTGAACGAGAGCTGGAAGAGCTCGCTGACCTATGCCTACAGCCGCAACAGCTACAGCGACAATCAGGCGCGCGCCACGGCGCTGAACCCGAAAACCGGCGTGCTGACGCGCCAGGCCGACTCTACCGCCAACGCCGTCAGCCATGCCAATGCGGTGCAGCTGACGCTCAACGGCGACGTCGACTGGGGCAGCATCAACCACCAGATGCTGTTCGGCTTCGACTTCGAAGACAATCGCACTTACCGCGGCGACATGATCCGCGGCAAAAAGAACAGCGATTTCAACATTTACGACCCGGTCTATGGGCTGATGCCGGCATCGACCACCGTCAGCGCGGCCGACAGCGATCAGCGCGAAAATCTCACCAGCTACGGCTGGTTTATGCAGGACTCCATACAACTGACCGACAAATGGCTGGTGATGGGCGGCCTGCGTTACGATGCCTTCGACGTGTTCGCCGGCAAGGGGCGGCCGTTCGTCACCAACACCGACAGCTCGGACAGCAAGCTGGTGCCGCGCGCCGGGGTGGTGTACAAGCTGACGCCGTACGTATCGCTCTACGGCAGCTATACCGAATCCTTTAAGCCGAACTCCTCCATCGCCACCCAGATCGGCTCGCTGCCGCCGGAGCAGGGCAAGTCCTGGGAAGTGGGCGGCAAGGTGGCGTTGCCGAACGGCGTTACCGGTACCCTGGCGCTGTTCGATATCACCAAGCGCAACGTGATGGTCAGTGAGCTGGTGGATGGTGAAACCGTCACCCGCACCGCCGGCCGGGTGCGCTCGCAGGGCGTGGAGCTGGATGTGGCCGGCAATATCACCGACTCGCTGAGCCTGATTGGTTCCTACGCCTATACCGACGCGCGGGTGGTGGACGACCCGGACAATAAGGGCAAAGAGATGACCAACGTGGCGCGCCACACCGCCTCGCTGTTCCTGACGCAGAACCTGGGATCGCCGGGCCTGTACAGCGGCGACGAGGTGCGCATCGGCGCCGGTGCGCGCTACGTGGGCCGCCGCCCGGGCGATGCCGCCAACAGCTTCTACCTGGACAACTACACCGTTGCCGACGCCTTCGCCGCTTACACCATGCCGATCAACGGTTACCGGGTGAAATGGCAGCTGAACGTGAAGAACCTGTTCGACAAAACCTATTACCCTTCCAGCGGCGGCAACCTGCGCGTGGCGGTTGGGGAGCCGCGTGAGGTGGTGCTGCGCGGCAGCATCGATTTCTAG
- a CDS encoding GNAT family N-acetyltransferase, giving the protein MSLHIRLARLQDVAQLMAVERSAAQLFRRQPAWRFIADGDVMSAQQHAGFIARQSEWLAESPEGEVAGFIAVLAQPADWHIAELSVAGDWQRRGVGRRLIAAVAAEAKRRGASRLTLTTFAEVPWNAPYYRRLGFRPIAAEHLTPALRRHLAEDLAHGFAADSRCAMEFTLS; this is encoded by the coding sequence ATGAGCCTGCATATTCGTCTGGCGCGTCTGCAGGATGTTGCGCAGTTGATGGCCGTTGAGCGCTCGGCGGCGCAGCTGTTCCGCCGGCAGCCCGCATGGCGGTTTATCGCCGACGGCGACGTGATGAGCGCGCAGCAGCACGCCGGCTTTATCGCGCGGCAGTCTGAGTGGCTGGCGGAAAGTCCGGAAGGGGAAGTCGCCGGCTTTATCGCCGTGCTGGCGCAGCCGGCGGACTGGCACATCGCCGAGCTGTCGGTGGCCGGCGACTGGCAGCGGCGCGGCGTTGGCCGCCGGCTGATCGCCGCGGTCGCCGCAGAGGCTAAACGCCGGGGCGCCAGCCGCCTGACGTTGACCACCTTCGCCGAGGTGCCCTGGAACGCGCCTTACTATCGGCGGTTGGGCTTTCGGCCTATCGCCGCAGAGCACCTGACGCCAGCGCTGCGGCGGCATCTGGCCGAGGATCTGGCGCATGGATTTGCCGCCGACAGTCGCTGTGCCATGGAATTTACATTATCGTAA
- the aroL gene encoding shikimate kinase AroL has protein sequence MTQTLFMVGARGAGKTTVGSALALALGYQFVDTDLFMQQAAQMSVAEIVEREGWLGFRRRETIALQTVTKPSTIVATGGGAILAEENRQFMREHGTVIYLRAPAGVLAQRLEEYPEDAQRPTLTGRPIAEEMLEVLAAREALYQEAAHYVMDGTGNPQQVVDQILAVLQRETVK, from the coding sequence ATGACACAAACCCTGTTCATGGTAGGCGCTCGCGGAGCCGGCAAGACTACGGTCGGCAGCGCGCTGGCGCTGGCATTGGGCTATCAATTCGTCGATACCGATCTGTTTATGCAGCAGGCGGCGCAGATGAGCGTGGCGGAAATAGTCGAACGCGAGGGTTGGCTGGGTTTCCGCCGCCGCGAGACCATCGCTCTGCAAACCGTGACAAAACCGTCAACTATAGTTGCCACCGGCGGTGGTGCGATCCTGGCGGAAGAGAACCGTCAGTTTATGCGTGAGCACGGCACGGTGATCTATCTGCGCGCCCCGGCCGGCGTGCTGGCGCAGCGGCTGGAGGAATACCCTGAAGACGCCCAGCGCCCTACGCTGACCGGCCGGCCGATTGCGGAAGAAATGCTTGAGGTGCTGGCGGCGCGCGAAGCGCTGTATCAGGAGGCGGCGCACTACGTGATGGACGGCACCGGCAACCCTCAGCAGGTGGTGGATCAGATCCTCGCGGTGTTGCAGCGTGAAACGGTGAAGTAG
- a CDS encoding ABC transporter substrate-binding protein has protein sequence MRNSLILLLLSLALGAFSTQAKTVTDITGRQVAVPDNPQRIVVGESRMLYTLALLEPGNPAQRIVGWPQDLARFDAQSWQLYSHQYPQIKDIPVISGNNFRQVNIESLIQLKPDLVILARYAREDGDNDLLLKALDKAGIAAIYVDLRIDLLNNTVPSVRLLGEVLNRQQRAEQFIRFYQQHMAVIQQRLAGYRGPKPKVMLHLHLGRRETCCTTAAHGNLGDLLAFAGGDNIASASIKGVYGELNPETILTANPDIYIATGMAGPQGKRVSDLRLGPLVSQQDADASFRQLMAKQPMLASLSAVKNRQAWSIWHNFYLSPYHVVAVEMFAKAFYPDLFADLNPQQTFKQLYQQFLPLPFSGTYWSQLNNE, from the coding sequence ATTCCCTCATTTTACTGCTGCTTTCGCTGGCGTTGGGCGCGTTCTCTACCCAGGCGAAAACCGTCACCGACATCACCGGCCGCCAGGTGGCGGTGCCGGATAACCCGCAGCGCATCGTGGTGGGGGAAAGCCGCATGCTGTATACGCTGGCTTTGCTGGAGCCGGGCAATCCGGCGCAGCGCATCGTCGGCTGGCCGCAGGATCTGGCGCGTTTCGATGCGCAAAGCTGGCAGCTGTACAGCCATCAATACCCGCAGATCAAAGATATCCCCGTCATCAGCGGCAATAACTTCCGCCAGGTCAATATTGAAAGCCTGATCCAGCTGAAGCCGGATCTGGTGATTTTGGCGCGCTATGCGCGTGAAGACGGCGACAACGATCTGCTGCTCAAGGCGTTAGACAAAGCGGGCATTGCGGCTATCTACGTGGATTTGCGCATCGATCTGTTGAACAACACCGTGCCAAGCGTGCGGCTGCTGGGCGAGGTGCTTAATCGCCAGCAGCGCGCCGAGCAGTTCATCCGTTTCTATCAGCAGCATATGGCGGTGATCCAACAGCGGCTGGCGGGCTACCGCGGGCCGAAGCCCAAGGTGATGCTGCACCTGCATCTGGGGCGGCGCGAAACCTGCTGCACCACCGCCGCTCATGGCAATCTCGGCGATCTGCTGGCCTTCGCCGGCGGCGACAATATCGCCAGCGCCAGCATCAAAGGGGTGTACGGCGAGCTGAACCCGGAAACCATCCTCACCGCCAATCCCGACATTTATATCGCCACCGGCATGGCCGGGCCGCAGGGCAAGCGGGTGTCCGATCTGCGTTTGGGGCCGCTGGTCAGCCAACAGGATGCCGACGCCAGTTTCCGCCAACTGATGGCCAAACAACCGATGCTCGCCAGCCTGTCGGCGGTGAAAAACCGCCAGGCCTGGAGCATTTGGCACAATTTTTATCTCAGCCCCTACCACGTGGTGGCGGTTGAGATGTTCGCCAAAGCCTTCTATCCGGATCTGTTTGCCGACCTTAACCCGCAGCAGACCTTCAAACAGCTGTACCAGCAATTTTTGCCGTTGCCTTTTTCAGGGACCTATTGGAGTCAATTAAATAATGAATAA